In Bythopirellula goksoeyrii, a single window of DNA contains:
- a CDS encoding tetratricopeptide repeat protein, with amino-acid sequence MSTTQLSPTAKARHQSWIISPWWDMTYVVVTPILIVPVILVLVRQWLTPEQVSLAVISFASLGHHLPGFMRAYGDRELFARYRMRFLFVPPLVFAMALCFTPPSGLAQWLHLPWRHLHGLELVLLIWGTWHGLMQTYGFMRIYDLRRGVTDRLTARLDHWLCLTVFVAGVVFSDARMFGIAKTMWESGLPIFGPVWLDWARLLIGGALIAVLIGYLVNLLRLHKAGYPISWVKLLLIGTTGWFFWYTGRLSVNLLIGIAMFEIYHAVQYYAIVWIYNKRLFNRAGNRFGPLGFLFEDRWSMLGLYLAAIAAYSSIRYFTVDANAYIFTAGTENAYQWLIAAFVTSSFLHFYFDGFIWKVSERKTQENLVETPTSDAPPMITVPAAIHAAKWALLLAIMAGLLFAERRRLLLEPEDGPSERLVALAALTPNLPECHALLSRNALSKGNAPQAILHAEKALALRERSHTAHADLGLAYLLGNRLQEAKRQFEKAIAIAPNQWSHHCDLGTVLHRLGEQEQAEVELKLAVELGSESAEPYEQLADFYLDQNQTQQAATLYTTIAERFPDSLIGELGKIQLLNRDGHHHQAVELASFLAADNADNWRVLAALGASLNAAGDPQRALVPLKDALQISPESAELNYQMGLTQFQLNKPMRAITFLSRAQKLDPQHFTSQLQLANTYYVLGAVDSALEAYQRALDLKPGDPAASANYGGLLAQLGMNAEAERAYRAGLAVHPDAPQLNYNLGLLLWQQGAHEEARQLIRRAEQLGVAISPEVNAAIRKTN; translated from the coding sequence GTGTCTACAACGCAACTTTCTCCAACCGCCAAAGCCCGCCACCAGAGCTGGATCATCTCTCCCTGGTGGGACATGACGTACGTCGTAGTCACGCCAATACTGATTGTACCGGTCATATTGGTTCTGGTGCGTCAGTGGCTCACCCCCGAGCAAGTTTCGTTGGCGGTGATATCATTTGCTTCCCTGGGACATCATCTGCCAGGCTTCATGAGGGCGTACGGCGATCGAGAGCTTTTTGCGCGATATCGCATGCGTTTTCTTTTCGTGCCTCCTCTGGTGTTCGCTATGGCTCTCTGCTTTACGCCTCCCAGCGGATTGGCTCAGTGGCTCCACCTTCCTTGGCGACATCTCCACGGACTAGAGTTGGTCTTGCTGATTTGGGGCACTTGGCACGGATTGATGCAAACATACGGTTTCATGCGCATCTACGACCTGCGACGGGGAGTGACCGATCGCTTGACTGCCCGTCTCGATCATTGGCTCTGCCTGACTGTGTTTGTTGCTGGTGTTGTGTTCAGCGATGCCCGCATGTTCGGCATTGCCAAAACGATGTGGGAGTCTGGCCTTCCTATATTTGGTCCCGTCTGGCTCGATTGGGCGCGGCTGCTGATTGGCGGAGCGCTGATCGCGGTCCTGATTGGCTATCTGGTGAACCTCCTACGACTGCATAAAGCCGGCTATCCGATCTCTTGGGTCAAACTATTGCTAATCGGTACGACTGGTTGGTTCTTCTGGTACACGGGACGACTCTCGGTCAATCTCTTGATTGGCATTGCGATGTTCGAGATCTACCACGCCGTCCAGTACTACGCGATCGTATGGATCTACAACAAGCGCCTCTTCAACCGCGCCGGCAATCGCTTCGGACCATTGGGTTTTCTCTTCGAAGATCGATGGAGCATGTTGGGCCTCTACTTGGCAGCAATTGCGGCATATAGCTCAATTCGCTACTTCACGGTGGACGCCAATGCCTACATTTTCACCGCAGGAACCGAGAATGCCTACCAGTGGCTTATCGCCGCTTTCGTGACTTCTTCGTTTCTCCATTTCTACTTTGACGGCTTCATCTGGAAAGTAAGTGAACGCAAGACACAGGAGAATTTAGTCGAGACTCCAACGAGCGATGCCCCGCCGATGATCACTGTACCGGCGGCAATCCATGCGGCCAAATGGGCATTACTACTTGCCATCATGGCGGGTCTGCTATTCGCTGAGCGCAGGCGCTTGCTGCTTGAACCTGAGGACGGCCCTTCCGAGCGTTTAGTCGCCTTGGCTGCGCTAACACCTAATCTTCCCGAATGCCACGCCTTGCTCAGTCGCAATGCATTGTCCAAAGGCAATGCCCCACAGGCCATACTCCACGCCGAGAAAGCCTTGGCCCTTCGTGAGCGTTCTCACACTGCCCACGCTGATTTGGGTCTAGCCTATCTGCTGGGCAACCGATTGCAGGAAGCCAAGCGGCAGTTCGAAAAGGCCATCGCCATCGCTCCGAATCAATGGTCGCATCATTGCGATCTGGGGACGGTACTCCACCGCCTGGGCGAGCAAGAACAAGCTGAAGTCGAACTGAAGCTCGCAGTTGAACTGGGCTCCGAGTCGGCCGAACCTTACGAACAATTGGCGGACTTTTATCTCGATCAGAACCAAACTCAACAAGCAGCAACGCTGTACACAACGATCGCAGAGCGATTCCCAGATTCTCTCATCGGAGAATTGGGAAAGATTCAATTACTCAACCGCGACGGCCATCACCACCAAGCGGTCGAACTGGCAAGCTTCCTCGCCGCTGACAATGCCGACAACTGGAGAGTCTTGGCCGCACTGGGCGCTTCGCTCAATGCCGCCGGAGACCCCCAACGCGCGTTGGTACCTTTGAAAGATGCACTTCAAATCAGTCCGGAGTCTGCTGAACTGAACTATCAGATGGGGCTTACGCAATTCCAGTTAAACAAACCCATGCGCGCAATCACGTTTCTATCGCGAGCACAGAAACTCGACCCGCAACATTTCACTTCCCAGTTACAGCTTGCCAATACTTACTACGTGTTGGGGGCTGTCGACTCGGCACTGGAAGCCTATCAACGTGCCCTAGATCTCAAACCAGGAGACCCCGCAGCAAGTGCCAACTATGGCGGCCTGCTAGCTCAATTGGGCATGAATGCCGAAGCCGAGCGGGCCTATCGTGCAGGGCTCGCGGTGCATCCTGATGCCCCACAACTCAACTACAATCTGGGTCTACTGTTGTGGCAGCAAGGCGCACATGAGGAAGCCCGCCAACTCATCCGCCGCGCTGAGCAACTCGGCGTAGCGATTTCACCGGAAGTGAATGCTGCGATCCGTAAAACGAATTAG
- a CDS encoding DUF11 domain-containing protein yields the protein MAAQGPKFSKFPVRTRTNGRKNQHRSLRRSNLKFETLEARQMLAADMAEIIGTVRTDLQGDGDSSNDVVIAGAAVTLYRDSGNGTFDASDVQVATNQTNSLGQYAFIGVEAGTYFVKVDLPAELQFKPGTDTQKVVISLAEAEGVVGPKIDDFKSTQIVEASPPLPANQNSTQTDGGVLGGERDMFVELTQGDDPWSSVSLISGAAKNGDGLLRLSSDSTVTGNAKIVWDGADGNALNVDATGLGGYDLTQYNGNTMTGIALTSGADHPDAKIKLRIYTDANNWSEFTTTVPQSAGGAATGQAVFRFDDVPIAKSGSGADFSNVGALELTFEGVSAVDGQVSLVGLVGRTTKRVNLTASPRLSLGDKVWADIDDNGLFDTGEVGIAGVKLNLYEDTNGDNSYTSGVDALMGSTTTDSNGNYLFSDLLPGKYIAQVDPTNFITGGKLNGLTSSLGSSLAADPDNNINNDDNGTPLAGAGVVSQALTLTGAAEPTNDGDANSNSNLTVDFGFFGFDLSLDKSVQQTSVAPRETLNYSIKIDNSGPSAAAGTTFTDTLPSFASFVSGTVSIPGVTLQHSGGVVTADLGTMQPGATVIITIQALASDDATGTLVNTATVAAPKEVNLSNNTDSVSNPVTPRIDLAITKIDSRDPVEPGSSFTYTLEIVNNGPSNATGVVVTDTLPATGVTYVGASLTPASINGRELEFAIGNLASGATRTITIDVNVNQSFVGTLLNVAHVEGNEQETNLNNNDDDETTLVKIDPASLSGSVYVDKNDNGVFDSGERPLSNVVITVKGTDITGAAVTRTTTTASNGSYRFDNLTPGMYRIIETQPSPYKDGKDRIGSHGGFLGEQPGPFVIPNDVTTTEVKDLVLGVELAGGQNATDYDFGEIAAVTIFSKQSFLVW from the coding sequence ATGGCTGCTCAAGGCCCAAAGTTTTCGAAGTTCCCGGTTCGCACCCGCACCAATGGCCGCAAAAACCAGCATCGATCGTTGCGACGATCCAATTTGAAATTCGAAACACTTGAAGCTCGCCAAATGCTTGCCGCAGATATGGCCGAGATCATCGGTACGGTTCGTACCGATTTGCAGGGTGACGGCGACTCGAGCAATGACGTGGTGATTGCCGGCGCAGCTGTGACCCTCTATCGCGACAGTGGAAACGGCACATTCGACGCCAGCGATGTGCAGGTTGCCACCAACCAGACAAATTCGCTGGGCCAATATGCCTTTATTGGAGTTGAAGCGGGGACGTACTTCGTCAAGGTAGATCTACCTGCCGAGTTGCAGTTCAAGCCGGGCACGGACACGCAGAAGGTGGTCATTTCTCTAGCAGAAGCCGAGGGTGTAGTCGGACCGAAAATCGATGATTTCAAATCGACACAAATTGTCGAAGCCTCACCTCCATTACCTGCTAACCAGAACTCGACACAAACGGACGGTGGAGTCCTGGGAGGAGAGCGCGACATGTTCGTCGAACTCACCCAGGGTGATGATCCATGGTCCTCTGTGTCGCTCATTAGCGGGGCAGCAAAGAACGGAGATGGATTGCTTCGCTTGTCGAGCGATTCCACGGTAACTGGCAACGCCAAAATCGTATGGGATGGGGCCGACGGCAATGCACTCAACGTGGATGCCACCGGGTTGGGAGGCTACGACCTCACCCAATACAATGGGAACACCATGACCGGGATCGCACTCACTTCAGGTGCCGACCATCCCGACGCCAAGATCAAGCTGCGGATTTATACGGATGCGAACAACTGGTCGGAATTTACCACCACGGTTCCCCAATCTGCAGGTGGTGCGGCAACCGGCCAGGCGGTATTCCGCTTTGACGATGTGCCCATTGCCAAGAGCGGCAGCGGTGCCGATTTCTCCAATGTGGGTGCTTTGGAACTCACCTTCGAAGGTGTCTCGGCTGTCGACGGACAGGTGTCACTAGTAGGACTCGTCGGTCGTACCACGAAACGCGTGAATCTTACAGCTTCGCCCCGCCTGAGTCTGGGTGACAAGGTATGGGCCGACATCGACGACAATGGCCTCTTTGACACGGGCGAGGTGGGCATTGCAGGTGTAAAACTCAATCTGTATGAGGACACTAACGGCGACAACAGCTATACCAGCGGAGTCGACGCCCTGATGGGTTCGACGACAACCGACTCCAACGGGAATTATTTGTTCTCTGATTTGTTGCCCGGTAAATACATTGCCCAAGTCGATCCGACGAACTTCATCACGGGAGGCAAACTCAATGGTTTAACTTCCAGTTTGGGTAGTTCACTCGCTGCAGATCCAGACAACAATATCAACAACGACGACAATGGCACTCCACTGGCAGGTGCTGGAGTCGTAAGCCAAGCGCTCACGCTCACTGGTGCAGCTGAACCTACCAACGATGGTGATGCGAATAGCAATTCCAATTTGACGGTCGATTTCGGGTTCTTCGGTTTTGATCTCTCCTTGGACAAGTCGGTGCAACAGACCTCAGTCGCGCCCAGAGAAACACTCAATTACTCTATCAAAATTGATAACTCCGGTCCTTCCGCGGCAGCCGGCACGACCTTTACCGACACGCTTCCTTCCTTCGCCTCGTTTGTCTCGGGAACCGTGAGCATTCCGGGTGTTACGTTGCAACATTCCGGAGGTGTCGTCACCGCTGACCTCGGGACGATGCAGCCGGGCGCTACGGTGATTATCACCATCCAGGCGCTGGCCTCGGACGATGCCACGGGAACCTTGGTCAATACCGCTACGGTGGCTGCCCCGAAAGAAGTTAATCTCTCCAATAATACCGACTCGGTTTCCAACCCGGTCACACCTCGCATCGACTTGGCAATTACCAAGATCGATAGCCGAGACCCGGTCGAACCAGGCAGTTCGTTCACTTACACGCTTGAGATTGTCAACAACGGCCCTTCCAACGCTACTGGGGTCGTCGTGACCGATACGCTCCCGGCCACTGGAGTGACCTATGTTGGTGCATCTCTAACACCCGCTTCGATAAACGGTCGGGAACTGGAATTCGCCATTGGCAATCTGGCAAGCGGCGCGACTCGCACGATTACGATTGACGTAAACGTGAACCAGAGCTTTGTTGGTACCCTCCTGAATGTGGCTCACGTGGAAGGCAACGAACAAGAGACCAATCTCAATAACAATGACGATGACGAAACCACGCTAGTAAAGATCGACCCAGCAAGCCTCTCGGGATCTGTGTATGTCGACAAGAACGACAACGGGGTCTTTGATTCCGGAGAGCGTCCTCTGAGCAACGTCGTGATCACAGTAAAGGGCACTGACATCACTGGTGCAGCTGTGACTCGTACAACGACAACCGCTTCCAATGGATCGTATCGATTTGATAACTTAACTCCCGGCATGTATCGGATTATCGAAACTCAGCCAAGCCCTTACAAGGATGGCAAAGACCGCATCGGTTCTCACGGCGGTTTCTTGGGTGAGCAGCCCGGACCCTTTGTCATCCCGAACGATGTGACCACAACTGAAGTCAAAGACTTGGTACTCGGAGTGGAACTGGCCGGTGGCCAGAACGCGACCGATTACGACTTCGGCGAGATCGCTGCGGTCACGATCTTCTCCAAGCAAAGCTTCTTGGTGTGGTAA
- a CDS encoding cupin domain-containing protein: protein MKLKHSKDVPRNKVDMEGADGCQVQILVGKDEEAPNFVMRQFEVAPGGHTPRHFHDYEHEIYVVEGSGTVLEGDVEHPLEQGDVVFVSPEDVHQFKNTGSVPLKFLCLIPNSATGKNVTVVPECGLES from the coding sequence ATGAAACTGAAACATTCCAAAGATGTGCCACGTAATAAGGTGGATATGGAGGGGGCTGACGGGTGCCAAGTGCAGATACTCGTCGGCAAGGATGAAGAGGCCCCGAATTTTGTGATGCGTCAATTTGAAGTCGCTCCGGGGGGCCACACCCCAAGACATTTTCATGACTACGAGCACGAGATTTACGTCGTCGAAGGAAGTGGCACTGTTCTCGAAGGGGACGTGGAGCATCCCCTTGAGCAAGGCGACGTGGTGTTTGTCTCGCCTGAGGATGTCCACCAGTTCAAGAACACAGGTTCCGTTCCACTGAAGTTCCTTTGCCTGATTCCCAACTCTGCTACCGGCAAGAACGTCACTGTTGTGCCAGAGTGCGGGTTGGAATCTTGA
- a CDS encoding BBP7 family outer membrane beta-barrel protein, translating to MTVARYQSYAVLGAAYLLLFAFSLQAADAQQQRSSANGTNRTNETDRAAGNMLDAIFDNPAPVSRGGNYSARRVSRTRPANQPKLQAKLVRNSSESEGTPPYALVDRYGGVLRYVEPVDRVDLKPYLGKVVGVKHDTGDVLLASQLMLPSLSNTKTSNGVQLAAFQEPIPAGTEEGEALLEPTPADDSDSAIAMEETYSYDGSFDGDPLYLGDEGFHLGGYPDGGHLGCDVLGGCGAGVWQPSRVYLRGEYLLWWFDGMDTPPLVTTTTDETELGAILPNPGVEPGNPNYPRLTFPDTSILYGGNPILEDSRSGFRVSLGSWIDDERKQALEADYLYLGTIDESFTAGGVDGTPIISRPYFELVPFFLDDEDEMVFLPPREAAEQVSSALLNGDVTVTSSSEFQGAGFRLRHNLCRCGAADICCGDCVGGCGAGIACGGGIDCGCGPIGCGSCCGPVCGDRRYVDFLLGFRWYGLQEQLQIFEDLEVNVTDPDIILPDDFPPNGTRTTVLDRFSTSNDFTGGELGFDWGIERNRWSLSVLSKIGIGNNHQKVSIAGQTTLTPVENDPPPPQEGGLLAQVSNIGDYERDSFCMIPEINLNLGYKLTPNLKLIGGYTLLYWTDVVRPGDQIDREINGTLVPRFGEEPNAVIPPFRPQFVFNETNMLIQGFNLGGEYSW from the coding sequence ATGACTGTCGCGCGATACCAATCGTACGCCGTGCTCGGCGCTGCGTATCTCTTGCTATTTGCTTTTTCGCTTCAGGCGGCTGATGCCCAACAGCAGAGGTCTTCCGCCAATGGGACGAATCGGACGAACGAAACCGATCGTGCCGCTGGGAATATGCTAGATGCCATTTTTGATAACCCGGCCCCAGTTTCCCGTGGTGGAAATTACTCGGCACGGAGGGTCTCTAGAACGAGGCCTGCGAACCAGCCGAAACTGCAAGCGAAGCTTGTGCGTAATTCCAGCGAGTCGGAAGGGACCCCTCCCTATGCCTTGGTTGATCGCTATGGGGGCGTGCTCCGCTATGTCGAGCCGGTCGACCGAGTTGATTTGAAGCCTTATCTAGGCAAAGTCGTGGGGGTGAAGCACGACACGGGCGATGTCTTGCTCGCTTCACAACTGATGCTGCCAAGCCTTTCCAATACTAAGACGAGCAATGGCGTACAGCTTGCGGCATTCCAAGAGCCCATTCCTGCGGGCACTGAGGAAGGGGAAGCGCTGCTCGAACCGACCCCAGCCGACGATTCTGATTCAGCGATAGCGATGGAAGAAACATATTCCTACGATGGTTCATTCGATGGCGACCCCTTGTACCTGGGCGACGAAGGATTCCATTTAGGTGGTTACCCCGATGGTGGCCATTTGGGATGCGACGTACTCGGAGGCTGTGGAGCAGGCGTCTGGCAACCCAGTCGCGTTTACTTACGTGGTGAATACTTGCTCTGGTGGTTCGACGGCATGGATACGCCGCCACTGGTGACAACAACTACCGACGAAACGGAACTAGGAGCCATTCTCCCCAATCCAGGAGTCGAACCTGGAAATCCCAACTATCCACGTCTCACTTTTCCAGACACCTCGATACTCTATGGTGGCAACCCCATCCTTGAAGATTCTCGTAGTGGCTTCCGTGTCTCCTTAGGTTCCTGGATCGACGACGAGCGCAAGCAGGCCCTCGAAGCAGACTACCTCTACTTGGGCACGATCGATGAATCATTCACCGCAGGGGGTGTCGACGGAACTCCGATTATCTCCCGCCCCTATTTCGAGCTCGTTCCTTTCTTCTTGGACGACGAAGATGAAATGGTCTTCCTGCCGCCTCGAGAAGCGGCCGAACAGGTTTCGTCGGCGCTGCTCAATGGCGACGTGACCGTGACATCTAGCAGTGAATTTCAAGGCGCTGGCTTTAGACTTCGTCATAATCTGTGCCGATGCGGCGCTGCCGACATCTGCTGCGGTGACTGCGTTGGTGGCTGTGGTGCAGGAATTGCCTGCGGTGGAGGGATCGACTGCGGTTGCGGACCTATCGGCTGTGGAAGTTGCTGCGGCCCCGTTTGTGGTGATCGCCGCTATGTTGACTTCCTACTTGGTTTCCGTTGGTACGGGTTGCAAGAGCAGCTTCAAATATTCGAAGACTTGGAAGTAAACGTAACCGACCCCGATATTATTCTTCCGGACGATTTTCCCCCGAATGGAACTCGCACGACTGTGTTGGATCGCTTCAGCACTAGCAATGATTTCACTGGAGGCGAGCTTGGATTCGATTGGGGAATCGAGCGCAACCGCTGGTCGTTGAGCGTGCTGTCGAAAATCGGCATCGGCAACAACCACCAGAAAGTTTCGATTGCTGGCCAAACGACACTGACTCCTGTCGAAAACGACCCTCCCCCTCCACAAGAGGGTGGATTGCTAGCGCAGGTCTCAAATATTGGTGACTATGAACGTGATAGCTTCTGCATGATTCCTGAAATCAATCTCAATCTTGGCTACAAGCTGACGCCTAATCTCAAGTTGATCGGAGGATATACCCTCCTGTACTGGACCGATGTGGTGCGCCCCGGCGACCAAATCGATCGAGAAATCAACGGCACCCTGGTACCGAGATTTGGCGAAGAGCCTAACGCTGTCATCCCCCCCTTCCGACCGCAGTTCGTCTTTAACGAGACAAATATGCTGATTCAGGGATTCAACCTCGGGGGTGAGTACTCCTGGTGA
- the ligA gene encoding NAD-dependent DNA ligase LigA gives MSKAHVESEIESLREEIRGHDARYYGEAAPTITDLEYDRLMDRLKELEAAHPALVTPDSPTQRVGGAPVDELNSVRHLVPMMSIDNTYSLEELRRYGERTAKLLPDESIEWVVELKIDGVAMSLIYEQGQLTRGVTRGDGTTGDDVTHNVRTVLGVPLRLAGDGFPPLVEVRGEIYMTNADLVRLNEKRQEQGLEAYSNTRNVTAGSIRLLDPRICAERRLRLFCHGVGQVEGLHATTHMEFLKQLGDWGLPATPHVECFPDFEAAITHCEGLIERLHELDFEVDGLVLKVNRFDQRGRLGATSKSPRWLIAYKFEKYEAVTRLNEIRVQVGKTGTITPVAELEPVELADTTVSRASLHNADEIARKDVREGDTVVVEKAGKIIPHILRVETHLRPEGTKPFLFPTHCPECESELVKDEGGVYIRCPNLACPAQLRERLQYFASRTAMDIEGLGEKLIDQLVSTGLVKRFADLYDLTVEQLAQLERMGQKSAQNVVDAIRESKSRSFARLLNGLTIRHVGTRVASILAEQFQTMSALQAATIEQLSQVEEVGPIIAESVYSFLHNENGIETINGLEEAGVSMGMVKEQTTAPQHQPFAGKSFVVTGKLENYTRDEIQLLIEQYGGRATSSVSASTDYLVAGEKAGSKLAKAQELGVAVLTEEEFHALCAGE, from the coding sequence ATGAGTAAGGCGCACGTCGAATCTGAGATTGAATCACTCCGCGAGGAGATTCGCGGCCATGATGCGCGATACTACGGGGAGGCCGCGCCGACGATCACGGACCTCGAGTACGATCGGCTCATGGATCGGCTCAAGGAACTTGAAGCCGCACATCCTGCTCTGGTGACGCCGGATAGTCCCACGCAACGAGTAGGTGGAGCGCCGGTCGACGAATTGAACTCGGTGCGGCATCTGGTGCCGATGATGTCGATCGACAACACCTACAGCCTTGAGGAACTTCGTAGGTATGGCGAGCGGACGGCGAAGTTGCTGCCGGATGAGAGCATCGAGTGGGTCGTGGAACTCAAGATTGATGGCGTGGCCATGTCACTCATCTACGAACAAGGACAACTCACTCGTGGCGTCACACGGGGTGACGGCACCACTGGCGACGATGTCACTCACAATGTCCGTACCGTGCTGGGGGTCCCTCTGCGGCTTGCTGGCGACGGGTTTCCGCCGCTGGTCGAAGTTCGTGGTGAGATCTACATGACCAATGCGGATCTGGTGAGACTCAACGAGAAGCGTCAGGAGCAGGGGCTCGAAGCTTACTCAAACACACGGAATGTTACGGCTGGAAGTATACGCCTGCTAGATCCACGAATCTGTGCCGAGAGGCGACTGCGACTCTTTTGCCACGGTGTGGGCCAAGTCGAAGGTCTTCATGCGACGACACACATGGAGTTTCTCAAACAGCTTGGTGATTGGGGGTTGCCGGCAACACCGCACGTCGAATGTTTTCCTGACTTTGAGGCAGCGATCACACATTGCGAGGGGCTTATCGAACGACTTCACGAACTCGATTTCGAAGTCGACGGACTCGTGTTGAAAGTGAATCGGTTCGATCAACGCGGGCGGTTGGGTGCCACCAGCAAGAGCCCCCGCTGGCTGATCGCTTACAAGTTTGAGAAATACGAGGCCGTAACGCGGCTCAATGAAATCCGCGTCCAAGTTGGCAAGACGGGCACCATCACTCCGGTGGCGGAACTGGAGCCGGTGGAACTCGCTGACACGACAGTAAGTCGAGCCAGCCTGCACAATGCCGACGAGATCGCCCGGAAAGACGTGCGCGAGGGCGATACGGTTGTGGTTGAGAAGGCGGGGAAGATTATTCCGCATATTTTACGGGTTGAGACTCACTTGAGGCCTGAAGGGACAAAGCCATTTCTTTTTCCGACACACTGTCCCGAGTGCGAGAGTGAATTGGTGAAAGACGAGGGGGGCGTCTATATTCGTTGTCCAAACCTCGCCTGTCCCGCTCAGCTGCGCGAACGGTTGCAATATTTTGCGAGTCGAACCGCGATGGATATCGAGGGACTAGGCGAAAAGCTGATTGACCAACTTGTCTCGACGGGACTGGTGAAGCGTTTTGCAGATTTGTACGATTTGACCGTTGAACAACTCGCCCAGCTCGAACGGATGGGGCAGAAGTCAGCTCAGAATGTGGTGGACGCGATTCGAGAAAGTAAGTCACGCTCATTTGCCAGGCTGTTGAACGGGTTGACGATCCGCCACGTCGGAACCCGTGTAGCATCCATTCTTGCTGAGCAATTTCAGACGATGTCTGCATTGCAGGCGGCGACTATCGAACAATTAAGCCAAGTAGAAGAGGTCGGTCCGATCATCGCTGAGAGCGTCTACAGTTTTCTACACAACGAAAACGGAATCGAAACGATCAACGGCTTGGAAGAGGCTGGCGTTAGTATGGGGATGGTAAAAGAGCAGACCACTGCCCCACAGCATCAGCCGTTTGCCGGAAAGTCGTTTGTCGTCACTGGGAAGTTAGAAAACTATACTCGTGATGAGATCCAATTGCTGATAGAGCAATATGGCGGAAGAGCGACCAGTAGCGTCTCTGCGAGCACGGACTACCTGGTCGCAGGTGAAAAGGCCGGAAGCAAACTTGCCAAGGCCCAGGAGCTAGGCGTCGCCGTGCTTACCGAAGAAGAGTTCCATGCGCTCTGTGCCGGCGAGTGA